One genomic region from Thermoleptolyngbya sichuanensis A183 encodes:
- a CDS encoding glycosyltransferase family 4 protein has protein sequence MKVVLLHFCFTEYTVGLANGLANYVDLTLIHPEKISADCRKALDPRVKVRTFAKPRIRNPRNVFAMAEMMRLIREAQPDVLHVQETNDFWYDLTLFFNSMPPLVTTIHDVFRHPGDRDNVWGSEHTRRIAFYKSQALIVHANPLKEALVNQFRVPGDRISVLPHGEIGSFFQKWADGVHLPREPYTLLFFGRIWPYKGLKYLVEAMPLVAERFPDVRLIVAGRGENLSQYFSGEPDPRQFEILNEFIPLKAVAGLFQRSTVAVLPYVESSQSGVAAVAFAMGTPVIASNIGGLAEMVNQGQDGLLVPPGDSRALADAIIRLLGDRALQERFATAGLARCQADLNWSNIAASTVEIYQRAIAAKR, from the coding sequence ATGAAGGTTGTTCTATTACACTTTTGTTTTACGGAATATACCGTTGGGCTGGCCAATGGATTGGCGAATTATGTTGATTTAACGTTGATTCATCCAGAAAAGATTTCTGCGGACTGTCGAAAAGCGCTCGATCCGCGCGTCAAGGTGCGGACGTTTGCCAAGCCTCGGATTCGCAATCCGCGCAATGTGTTTGCAATGGCGGAGATGATGCGGCTGATTCGGGAGGCTCAACCCGATGTGCTGCATGTGCAGGAGACAAACGACTTTTGGTATGACCTGACGCTGTTCTTCAACTCGATGCCGCCGCTGGTGACCACGATTCACGATGTGTTTCGACATCCGGGCGATCGCGACAATGTGTGGGGGTCTGAACATACCCGCCGCATCGCGTTCTACAAGTCGCAGGCGCTGATCGTCCATGCCAATCCGCTCAAAGAAGCCTTGGTGAACCAGTTTCGAGTGCCGGGCGATCGCATCTCGGTATTGCCCCACGGCGAGATTGGCAGCTTTTTCCAAAAATGGGCGGATGGCGTGCATCTGCCGCGCGAACCCTACACCCTGCTGTTTTTTGGTCGCATCTGGCCTTATAAGGGCTTGAAGTATCTGGTGGAAGCCATGCCGCTGGTGGCAGAGCGTTTCCCCGATGTGCGGCTGATTGTTGCGGGGCGGGGGGAAAACCTGAGCCAGTATTTTTCTGGGGAACCGGACCCCCGCCAGTTTGAAATTTTGAACGAGTTTATTCCCCTCAAGGCGGTGGCAGGGCTATTTCAGCGCAGCACTGTGGCGGTTTTGCCCTATGTCGAGTCTTCCCAAAGTGGCGTGGCGGCTGTGGCGTTTGCGATGGGAACCCCTGTGATCGCCTCTAATATTGGCGGGCTGGCAGAAATGGTCAACCAGGGGCAAGACGGGCTGCTGGTTCCCCCCGGAGACAGCCGCGCCCTAGCAGACGCAATTATTCGCCTGTTGGGCGATCGCGCATTACAAGAGCGCTTTGCCACCGCCGGTCTGGCCCGCTGCCAGGCTGACCTGAACTGGTCCAATATTGCGGCAAGCACCGTGGAAATCTATCAACGGGCGATCGCCGCAAAACGATAG
- a CDS encoding oligosaccharide flippase family protein, with amino-acid sequence MMGKRLLGNSFSIFVTRLTQSITTFALSAFIARLLGAYELGQYLLAFGYYFIFMSLASQGVKVLFTRELSRHPEQTPTYLVSGTLLQLLFSTIAYAVLVLIVYFLPYQDNTTLVCYVMGLTIFPFSLSNISEAIFQSKEKMYLITATTVPVYILRLPVMIWAMQAGYGVVGLSLVMFFSEILILFFQWGLLLRSVMPCWKIDRAFIRQSVQSVRTFVAIEGVSVINARMQILILSVLGGEVIVGLYGAIMQLMQPFDILSTSLTVGVFPSISKAVDLGQHKQRQLAEMSMEMLLMVSLPLVTALIFFGKELLNLVYHRPDFGNAAVPLAIVSLGLIASSYIRPLSYLLVANRLEHINMREVMVTTTLTGITGIILISQFQLMGAAVCVLLMRFISLGQYVYGVSFNLFSVRFWKSLKRPLLITALMTLVFWVLESHVQEILKITTISTVVYLLLVGAMVTFQAGGVRVVYTKLLQK; translated from the coding sequence ATGATGGGAAAGCGACTGCTTGGGAATTCATTCTCCATTTTCGTCACGCGCCTAACTCAAAGTATTACAACGTTCGCGCTCAGCGCTTTCATTGCCCGTTTATTAGGTGCATACGAGCTGGGTCAATACCTCCTTGCTTTTGGATACTATTTTATCTTCATGAGCCTCGCCTCGCAGGGGGTCAAAGTTTTATTCACGCGAGAGCTTTCTCGCCATCCAGAACAAACGCCTACCTACCTAGTTAGCGGCACGCTCCTGCAACTTTTATTCAGCACCATTGCCTACGCGGTTTTGGTGCTCATTGTGTATTTTCTGCCCTATCAAGACAACACAACGCTGGTGTGTTACGTCATGGGGCTAACCATTTTCCCATTCTCTTTGTCAAACATATCAGAGGCTATCTTCCAGTCCAAAGAGAAGATGTATCTGATTACTGCTACTACGGTTCCGGTTTACATTTTGCGGCTGCCCGTGATGATTTGGGCAATGCAGGCAGGGTACGGGGTTGTTGGGCTGAGCTTGGTGATGTTTTTCTCGGAAATACTCATCTTATTTTTTCAGTGGGGGTTGTTGCTGAGATCGGTCATGCCCTGCTGGAAGATTGATCGAGCATTTATCCGACAATCGGTGCAGTCGGTGCGGACGTTTGTTGCAATTGAAGGCGTTTCAGTGATCAACGCTCGGATGCAAATCCTGATTCTTTCGGTGCTAGGCGGAGAGGTTATCGTTGGTCTTTACGGGGCCATTATGCAATTAATGCAGCCCTTCGATATTTTATCGACTAGCCTCACGGTCGGCGTTTTTCCGAGCATATCAAAGGCGGTGGATCTTGGGCAACACAAGCAGCGACAGCTTGCTGAAATGAGCATGGAGATGCTGCTGATGGTGTCTTTGCCCTTGGTCACGGCGCTGATCTTTTTTGGCAAAGAGTTGCTAAACCTGGTTTATCACAGACCTGATTTTGGAAATGCTGCAGTTCCCCTAGCTATTGTTTCGCTGGGGCTGATTGCATCTTCATATATTCGCCCTCTGAGCTATCTTCTGGTTGCCAATCGCCTCGAACATATCAATATGCGCGAGGTGATGGTAACCACCACGCTAACAGGTATCACGGGCATTATTTTGATTTCCCAGTTTCAACTAATGGGGGCGGCAGTTTGCGTTTTGCTCATGCGATTCATCAGTCTTGGACAGTATGTCTATGGCGTTTCGTTTAACTTATTCTCAGTTCGATTTTGGAAGTCCCTCAAGCGTCCCCTTTTGATTACAGCGCTGATGACGCTAGTATTTTGGGTTCTCGAAAGCCATGTTCAAGAAATTTTGAAGATTACCACTATTTCAACTGTGGTTTATCTTTTGCTCGTGGGTGCGATGGTGACGTTTCAGGCGGGTGGAGTCAGAGTAGTTTACACAAAGCTGTTGCAGAAATAG
- a CDS encoding glycosyltransferase family 2 protein, translating into MNPEVSVIIPAYNTEAYIARAIASALDQTLHNIEVLVVDDASTDSTAEVARRFQDERVRVFVNDRNMGAAGARNRALREARGNWIAVLDSDDWYAPERLERLLQVAQAEQADMVADDLYYVQDGSDTPLSTLIQGSGHTITDIRRVDPVFFVETDVYGQQGLHLGLSKPLMRRQFLIKHGIEYDLSLRLGQDFWLYMNCLINGARYFLVPEPYYYYRFRPNSLVKQSKIARLDGYCRAAQSFLQKEQVRSNPRLVRSLSHNLAVFKRNRAYYRVVEPLKQQQYFKALLAAVQNPYFFVHFAGQISNILQRRWRYYFQKNTLAYETRLSNQ; encoded by the coding sequence ATGAATCCCGAAGTCTCTGTTATCATCCCTGCTTACAACACTGAGGCGTATATCGCACGGGCGATCGCCTCAGCCCTCGACCAAACCTTGCACAACATCGAGGTTCTCGTAGTAGACGATGCCTCGACCGATAGCACAGCAGAGGTCGCCAGACGCTTTCAAGATGAGCGGGTTCGGGTCTTTGTGAATGACCGAAATATGGGGGCAGCGGGCGCTCGCAATCGCGCTTTGCGAGAAGCCCGAGGCAACTGGATCGCCGTGCTAGACTCTGATGATTGGTACGCCCCGGAGCGCCTAGAACGTCTTCTCCAGGTTGCCCAAGCAGAGCAGGCAGATATGGTAGCCGACGATCTTTACTATGTGCAGGATGGCAGTGACACCCCTTTAAGCACGCTAATTCAAGGAAGCGGACACACAATTACAGACATCCGCCGAGTTGATCCAGTTTTCTTTGTGGAAACCGATGTCTACGGACAGCAGGGGCTACATCTAGGCTTGAGCAAGCCACTCATGCGCCGTCAGTTCTTGATTAAACACGGCATTGAGTATGACCTCTCGCTGCGCCTTGGGCAAGACTTCTGGCTGTATATGAACTGCCTGATCAATGGCGCACGCTATTTTCTCGTGCCAGAGCCATATTACTATTACCGCTTCCGCCCCAACTCCTTGGTCAAGCAGAGCAAAATTGCTCGACTAGACGGCTACTGCCGCGCAGCACAAAGCTTCTTGCAAAAGGAGCAGGTCAGGAGTAATCCTCGTCTTGTGCGATCGCTCTCTCACAATCTTGCTGTCTTCAAGCGCAACCGAGCCTACTATCGGGTCGTTGAACCACTGAAGCAACAGCAGTATTTCAAAGCCTTGCTTGCCGCAGTGCAAAATCCCTATTTCTTTGTGCATTTTGCAGGGCAGATTAGCAACATTCTGCAAAGACGCTGGCGCTACTATTTCCAAAAAAATACGCTGGCCTACGAAACTCGCTTATCCAATCAATAG
- a CDS encoding alkaline phosphatase family protein, which translates to MSQGHLKNLSRVREQGVYGRLENMVNYCGVPTPAASTERLWAMTWTGCMPDKTGFWGTSKFYPESYGIDRDILKVGCDFEQNPPFYALGEDYRVFVLDPPTSGLSSQVNGLQVLAWGGHYPFTPSVSVPAEVLPEMNREYGENPVLYKDDGIWWDKAYEKWVPGAIQESVEKRAQVCRDYLKKEDWDFFFVGFGEAHTAGHDLWYTHPDHPVYEFHGKPAGLLMLEAFEHIDRAVGEILDAAPENAYITLFSPHGMGANYTDLLSMAVLPEMMYRFNFGKAAIAPGNPSEEPGPIISHPFRKSWMGEMWARNHEQNPLKRALRPYLPSKLLRDRLNGLESPYVLMEQNAPLFWMPAMWYRPLWSQMRAFALPYFADGHVRINVQGREGSGIVPPSEYDAVCEEVIEKLWKLKDARTGKSIVRQISRTRRTPFDEGNLSDADIVVVWEEVITDVVDSPDFGRIGPIPHFRAGGHRSRGFFMAQGPGIAPNSSIERGQALDIAPTILGLLGAPIPDRLDGTPLLEVSSVRSAAIR; encoded by the coding sequence ATGTCTCAGGGGCATCTCAAGAATCTCAGTCGTGTCCGTGAGCAGGGGGTCTACGGTCGCCTAGAAAACATGGTGAACTATTGCGGTGTGCCGACACCCGCTGCTTCGACTGAGCGGCTGTGGGCGATGACCTGGACAGGCTGTATGCCTGACAAGACAGGCTTTTGGGGCACGTCCAAGTTTTATCCCGAAAGCTACGGCATTGACCGAGACATTCTCAAGGTCGGCTGCGATTTTGAGCAGAATCCTCCCTTTTATGCCCTTGGCGAAGACTATCGCGTATTCGTGCTAGACCCGCCGACTTCGGGACTGTCGAGCCAGGTCAACGGGCTTCAGGTTCTCGCATGGGGCGGACATTATCCCTTTACTCCCAGTGTGTCTGTTCCCGCAGAGGTGCTGCCGGAAATGAATCGGGAATATGGGGAAAATCCGGTTCTCTACAAAGACGATGGCATCTGGTGGGACAAGGCTTACGAAAAGTGGGTTCCCGGCGCAATTCAAGAGAGCGTAGAGAAGCGTGCCCAGGTTTGCCGCGACTATCTCAAGAAAGAGGATTGGGATTTCTTCTTTGTTGGGTTTGGAGAAGCGCATACCGCTGGGCATGACCTCTGGTATACCCATCCCGATCATCCCGTATACGAATTCCACGGCAAGCCTGCGGGCCTGCTGATGCTGGAGGCGTTTGAGCATATCGACCGGGCAGTCGGCGAGATTTTGGATGCTGCACCAGAAAATGCTTACATTACGCTCTTTTCGCCCCACGGCATGGGCGCAAACTACACGGACTTGCTAAGCATGGCCGTGCTGCCGGAGATGATGTATCGCTTTAACTTTGGCAAGGCGGCGATCGCCCCAGGAAACCCCAGCGAAGAGCCAGGCCCAATCATCAGCCATCCGTTCCGCAAGTCTTGGATGGGTGAAATGTGGGCGCGGAACCATGAGCAAAATCCGCTTAAGCGGGCGCTGCGTCCTTATCTGCCCAGCAAGCTTCTGCGCGATCGCCTGAATGGGTTGGAATCGCCCTACGTGCTAATGGAGCAAAACGCGCCGCTGTTCTGGATGCCGGCCATGTGGTATCGCCCGCTGTGGTCGCAGATGCGGGCCTTCGCGCTGCCCTACTTTGCCGATGGCCACGTTCGCATCAACGTCCAGGGGCGCGAGGGCAGTGGCATTGTGCCGCCGTCTGAATATGATGCCGTCTGTGAAGAGGTGATCGAAAAGCTGTGGAAGCTCAAAGATGCCAGAACCGGCAAGTCCATCGTGCGGCAAATTTCTCGCACTCGCCGCACGCCGTTTGACGAGGGCAATCTCTCGGATGCAGATATTGTGGTGGTCTGGGAAGAAGTGATTACCGATGTGGTAGACAGCCCCGACTTTGGGCGAATTGGCCCCATTCCCCACTTCCGGGCAGGTGGGCATCGGTCTAGAGGATTCTTCATGGCTCAGGGGCCGGGTATTGCTCCTAATTCCAGCATTGAGCGCGGTCAGGCACTCGATATTGCGCCGACGATTTTGGGTCTGCTGGGTGCGCCCATTCCCGATCGCCTGGATGGAACGCCGCTGCTGGAAGTGTCCTCCGTCCGATCAGCGGCTATTCGGTAA
- a CDS encoding DUF4126 domain-containing protein: MLEVLAILSISAATGMRIALPLLLIGLLQRESLWSSVPLLSQVPPPLVLGVLVSWSLVELLFSKDRLAQRLLQIVELACSPVVGAIAGITVARLMQTSQELVPVAALVSGLLALVFQLVQVGWFYRLRGLPLWAIFLQDFLCVLLVLFAFDAPRQGGLIALLLLWLAIRSTAEWRQWYQAQANAGDRRFPRRGKQDPD, encoded by the coding sequence ATGCTTGAAGTTTTGGCTATCCTTTCGATTTCAGCCGCCACAGGGATGCGGATTGCGTTGCCGCTGCTGTTGATTGGGCTGTTGCAGCGCGAGTCGCTCTGGTCATCGGTGCCGCTGCTGTCGCAGGTGCCACCGCCGCTGGTGTTGGGAGTTTTGGTGAGCTGGTCGCTTGTGGAACTGCTGTTTTCTAAAGACCGACTTGCCCAACGACTGTTGCAAATTGTGGAACTGGCGTGTAGCCCGGTGGTGGGGGCGATCGCCGGAATAACAGTCGCCCGCCTCATGCAAACGAGCCAAGAGCTAGTGCCCGTGGCGGCGCTGGTTAGCGGGCTGCTGGCGCTGGTGTTTCAGTTGGTGCAGGTGGGCTGGTTTTATCGGCTGCGGGGGCTGCCGCTCTGGGCCATTTTTCTGCAAGATTTTCTCTGTGTGCTGCTGGTGCTATTTGCCTTTGATGCGCCGCGCCAAGGGGGGCTGATTGCGCTGCTGTTGCTGTGGCTGGCGATTCGCAGCACGGCAGAGTGGCGGCAGTGGTATCAAGCCCAGGCCAACGCGGGCGATCGCCGGTTTCCCCGACGCGGCAAACAAGACCCAGATTAG
- a CDS encoding Cof-type HAD-IIB family hydrolase has protein sequence MGNLAPGTAQGAFVENSAAQAGEIRLLVVDLDGTVVGVSNQISARVKQAVQAVQAQGIPVAIATGRMYQSARRFHADLGSTLPLMSYQGALIKDPADDTLHRHWHLPRVYAQQLLEFYEQPSIRGEVSVHFYINDQLYVREITAETEAYAERSSIEPIAVGDLRTLLDADLTKILAQSSNVALIDDLLEKLRQRYAPTELYLTKSVDIFLEATHPEVNKGNAVRYLAENILGLRADQVMAIGDNFNDFEMLQYAGIGVAMGNAPEGVQAIANWVAPSVEEDGAAIAIEKFILG, from the coding sequence ATGGGAAATTTAGCGCCAGGGACAGCGCAAGGGGCATTTGTGGAAAACTCGGCAGCCCAAGCGGGAGAGATTCGCCTGCTAGTAGTGGATCTGGACGGGACGGTGGTGGGTGTATCGAACCAAATTTCGGCACGAGTAAAGCAGGCCGTGCAGGCGGTGCAGGCGCAGGGCATTCCCGTGGCGATCGCCACCGGGCGGATGTATCAATCAGCCCGCCGGTTTCATGCCGATCTTGGCTCTACCCTGCCGCTGATGAGCTATCAGGGCGCACTGATCAAAGACCCCGCCGATGACACGCTGCATCGCCACTGGCACCTACCCAGGGTCTACGCGCAGCAACTTCTGGAGTTTTACGAACAGCCTTCAATCCGGGGCGAAGTATCGGTGCATTTCTACATCAATGACCAGCTCTACGTCCGCGAGATCACTGCTGAAACCGAAGCCTATGCAGAACGCTCTAGCATTGAGCCGATTGCCGTTGGCGACCTGCGAACCCTGCTCGATGCCGACCTGACCAAAATCCTCGCCCAAAGCAGCAACGTGGCACTGATTGACGATCTGCTAGAAAAACTGCGGCAACGCTACGCCCCAACCGAGCTATACCTGACCAAATCCGTGGATATTTTCCTGGAAGCAACCCATCCAGAGGTGAATAAGGGCAACGCGGTTCGCTACCTAGCAGAGAACATTTTGGGACTCCGCGCCGACCAAGTGATGGCAATCGGCGATAACTTCAATGACTTTGAGATGCTGCAATATGCAGGTATTGGCGTGGCCATGGGCAACGCGCCGGAGGGCGTGCAGGCGATCGCCAATTGGGTTGCCCCTTCCGTAGAAGAAGACGGAGCGGCGATCGCCATCGAAAAGTTCATCCTGGGATAG